A part of Neodiprion pinetum isolate iyNeoPine1 chromosome 4, iyNeoPine1.2, whole genome shotgun sequence genomic DNA contains:
- the Fancl gene encoding E3 ubiquitin-protein ligase FANCL isoform X4, protein MPQGFQQEIKNTDRKCSYSYFILKTAGEALHSHLPCLTSINNHSIISELEAMTHSPCDVRLSTSHGLNLIELVSKNIRVRLQRDAKCSDTWKIVSSDLAQLQGCELVVGATMSLHDAGNKLDKQVESLENVWEHLKDIDRNCWVIDPLIPMPHHVYRRIKINSSLSILININPLQPTSLPAIKILGSDSEVAKYREIVSGNFELWDPSNSLSENLRILLNLEEFPQATLTKDEKQCDSGLFNDEECCICFSLELNDNELPEKVCNNNTCRKQFHTACLLQWLQAIPGNQVVFNQLHGACPHCGQNISCPVE, encoded by the exons ATGCCACAGGGATTTCAGCAGGAAATCAAGAATACTGATAGAAAGTGCAGTTACAGTTACTTCATTCTTAAAACAGCT GGAGAAGCCTTGCACAGTCACCTTCCTTGTCTGACAAGCATCAACAACCACTCAATTATCTCTGAACTAGAAGCCATGACACATTCCCCGTGC GACGTAAGGCTTTCAACGAGTCATGGATTAAATCTCATTGAATTagtatcaaaaaatattagaGTCAGGTTACAACGTGATGCGAAATGTTCAGATACTTGGAAAATCGTTTCTAGTGATCTGGCACAGTTACAAGGATGCGAACTTGTTGTTGGCGCAACAATGAGCTTGCATGACGCAGGAAATAAACTTGATAAGCAAGTAGAATCATTGGAAAATGTTTGGGaacatttgaaagatattgACAG AAATTGTTGGGTAATCGATCCGCTTATACCAATGCCTCATCATGTCtatcgaagaataaaaattaactcatCTTTATCCATTCTGATAAACATTAATCCACTCCAGCCAACCAGTCTTCCAGCTATTAAAATATTGGGTAGTGATTCAGAAGTAGCAAAGTACAGAGAAATAGTGTCAGGAAATTTTGAG ttaTGGGATCCGAGCAACAGTCTATCTGAAAATTTACGGATTCTATTAAATTTGGAAGAATTTCCTCAGGCAACACTGACAAAAGATGAGAAGCAATGCGACAGTGGTCTCTTCAATGACGAGGAATGCTGCATTTGTTTTTCACTAGAACTGAATGACAATGAATTACCTGAGAAAGTATGCAACAATAATACGTGTCGGAAGCAGTTTCATACAGCGTGCCTATTGCAG TGGCTACAAGCAATACCTGGCAATCAAGTGGTATTCAATCAACTGCATGGCGCTTGCCCACATTGCGGGCAAAACATATCGTGTCCTGTAGAATAG
- the Fancl gene encoding E3 ubiquitin-protein ligase Fancl isoform X2, with translation MDPHECSEIISRHPELILVSNNPVTWEGMLSVTVNAAEKSKVRIKLTLPNFPALNGATLSFGKNPEILCHRDFSRKSRILIESAVTVTSFLKQLQVLIGEALHSHLPCLTSINNHSIISELEAMTHSPCDVRLSTSHGLNLIELVSKNIRVRLQRDAKCSDTWKIVSSDLAQLQGCELVVGATMSLHDAGNKLDKQVESLENVWEHLKDIDRNCWVIDPLIPMPHHVYRRIKINSSLSILININPLQPTSLPAIKILGSDSEVAKYREIVSGNFELWDPSNSLSENLRILLNLEEFPQATLTKDEKQCDSGLFNDEECCICFSLELNDNELPEKWLQAIPGNQVVFNQLHGACPHCGQNISCPVE, from the exons CTGGTTTCAAACAATCCAGTAACGTGGGAGGGAATGTTAAGCGTCACTGTGAATGCAGCTGAGAAAAGTAAAGTTAGGATCAAACTGACTCTACCAAATTTCCCCGCATTGAATGGGGCTACTCTTAGCTTTGGAAAGAATCCAGAAATTTTATGCCACAGGGATTTCAGCAGGAAATCAAGAATACTGATAGAAAGTGCAGTTACAGTTACTTCATTCTTAAAACAGCTGCAAGTATTGATT GGAGAAGCCTTGCACAGTCACCTTCCTTGTCTGACAAGCATCAACAACCACTCAATTATCTCTGAACTAGAAGCCATGACACATTCCCCGTGC GACGTAAGGCTTTCAACGAGTCATGGATTAAATCTCATTGAATTagtatcaaaaaatattagaGTCAGGTTACAACGTGATGCGAAATGTTCAGATACTTGGAAAATCGTTTCTAGTGATCTGGCACAGTTACAAGGATGCGAACTTGTTGTTGGCGCAACAATGAGCTTGCATGACGCAGGAAATAAACTTGATAAGCAAGTAGAATCATTGGAAAATGTTTGGGaacatttgaaagatattgACAG AAATTGTTGGGTAATCGATCCGCTTATACCAATGCCTCATCATGTCtatcgaagaataaaaattaactcatCTTTATCCATTCTGATAAACATTAATCCACTCCAGCCAACCAGTCTTCCAGCTATTAAAATATTGGGTAGTGATTCAGAAGTAGCAAAGTACAGAGAAATAGTGTCAGGAAATTTTGAG ttaTGGGATCCGAGCAACAGTCTATCTGAAAATTTACGGATTCTATTAAATTTGGAAGAATTTCCTCAGGCAACACTGACAAAAGATGAGAAGCAATGCGACAGTGGTCTCTTCAATGACGAGGAATGCTGCATTTGTTTTTCACTAGAACTGAATGACAATGAATTACCTGAGAAA TGGCTACAAGCAATACCTGGCAATCAAGTGGTATTCAATCAACTGCATGGCGCTTGCCCACATTGCGGGCAAAACATATCGTGTCCTGTAGAATAG
- the Fancl gene encoding E3 ubiquitin-protein ligase Fancl isoform X1, translating to MDPHECSEIISRHPELILVSNNPVTWEGMLSVTVNAAEKSKVRIKLTLPNFPALNGATLSFGKNPEILCHRDFSRKSRILIESAVTVTSFLKQLQVLIGEALHSHLPCLTSINNHSIISELEAMTHSPCDVRLSTSHGLNLIELVSKNIRVRLQRDAKCSDTWKIVSSDLAQLQGCELVVGATMSLHDAGNKLDKQVESLENVWEHLKDIDRNCWVIDPLIPMPHHVYRRIKINSSLSILININPLQPTSLPAIKILGSDSEVAKYREIVSGNFELWDPSNSLSENLRILLNLEEFPQATLTKDEKQCDSGLFNDEECCICFSLELNDNELPEKVCNNNTCRKQFHTACLLQWLQAIPGNQVVFNQLHGACPHCGQNISCPVE from the exons CTGGTTTCAAACAATCCAGTAACGTGGGAGGGAATGTTAAGCGTCACTGTGAATGCAGCTGAGAAAAGTAAAGTTAGGATCAAACTGACTCTACCAAATTTCCCCGCATTGAATGGGGCTACTCTTAGCTTTGGAAAGAATCCAGAAATTTTATGCCACAGGGATTTCAGCAGGAAATCAAGAATACTGATAGAAAGTGCAGTTACAGTTACTTCATTCTTAAAACAGCTGCAAGTATTGATT GGAGAAGCCTTGCACAGTCACCTTCCTTGTCTGACAAGCATCAACAACCACTCAATTATCTCTGAACTAGAAGCCATGACACATTCCCCGTGC GACGTAAGGCTTTCAACGAGTCATGGATTAAATCTCATTGAATTagtatcaaaaaatattagaGTCAGGTTACAACGTGATGCGAAATGTTCAGATACTTGGAAAATCGTTTCTAGTGATCTGGCACAGTTACAAGGATGCGAACTTGTTGTTGGCGCAACAATGAGCTTGCATGACGCAGGAAATAAACTTGATAAGCAAGTAGAATCATTGGAAAATGTTTGGGaacatttgaaagatattgACAG AAATTGTTGGGTAATCGATCCGCTTATACCAATGCCTCATCATGTCtatcgaagaataaaaattaactcatCTTTATCCATTCTGATAAACATTAATCCACTCCAGCCAACCAGTCTTCCAGCTATTAAAATATTGGGTAGTGATTCAGAAGTAGCAAAGTACAGAGAAATAGTGTCAGGAAATTTTGAG ttaTGGGATCCGAGCAACAGTCTATCTGAAAATTTACGGATTCTATTAAATTTGGAAGAATTTCCTCAGGCAACACTGACAAAAGATGAGAAGCAATGCGACAGTGGTCTCTTCAATGACGAGGAATGCTGCATTTGTTTTTCACTAGAACTGAATGACAATGAATTACCTGAGAAAGTATGCAACAATAATACGTGTCGGAAGCAGTTTCATACAGCGTGCCTATTGCAG TGGCTACAAGCAATACCTGGCAATCAAGTGGTATTCAATCAACTGCATGGCGCTTGCCCACATTGCGGGCAAAACATATCGTGTCCTGTAGAATAG
- the LOC124218091 gene encoding probable peptidoglycan muropeptide transporter SLC46 isoform X1 has protein sequence MADTEIVGPAVKGHRRFFVLGPPVTLLMFSNALTGTVLTDLIVYRACLFSPNTNHTECSILRTNASSSEAIDVEAQVEAHVSMIVLAKSLIESVLPAILSLFLGPWSDRAGRRPLFLSGFAGFTICYISLTFMCNWNMNPWYFLIPSLPASALGGLSAVIIASMCHIADTSAEKDRTMLLAWLQASVYTGVLFGIFTGPLIFKTSGYTAVFSTAAICCMLALLYIYFFVQETVQDTSKESIRGLFKISSVQELVSSAVEKRDGFFRPVVWLAICILALSVMVLEGEVSISFLFTRERLGWDVQRYSYFSGTAVLLSIPCMIVGVSLFSRILDFPDSLITGIALTSCLGGALTKAFATEGWHMYLSSFIGFFNGATGPVMRSTISKSVPAKDIGEFHDFPVKLHHEIDKNIRLEKRLISRFLGKVFSLTSSLETLSPLAGAPLYTLIYSHYLPPIYPSPVFLLSASFFTLLLFLTLCLAVVNRNYRNVNFAPLVEEE, from the exons ATGGCGGACACAGAAATTGTGGGTCCTGCCGTAAAAGGGCATCGCCGGTTTTTCGTATTGGGACCTCCAGTGACATTACTAATGTTCTCAAATGCATTGAcag GTACAGTCCTGACGGACTTAATAGTATATCGGGCGTGTCTATTTTCACCAAATACAAATCACACGGAGTGCAGTATTCTTCGCACAAATGCGAGTAGTTCTGAAGCAATAGACGTAGAGGCCCAAGTGGAAGCTCATGTAAGCATGATTGTGTTGGCAAAGTCTTTGATCGAAAGTGTGCTACCAGCAATACTTTCTCTATTCCTTGGTCCTTGGAGTGATCGAGCTGGAAGGAGGCCGCTTTTCCTATCCGGGTTTGCGG GTTTTACCATATGCTACATATCACTCACTTTCATGTGTAATTGGAACATGAATCCTTGGTATTTCTTGATTCCTTCGCTACCGGCATCTGCTTTGGGTGGATTAAGTGCCGTGATAATAGCATCGATGTGTCATATCGCTGACACTTCTGCAGAAAAAGACAGAACTATGCTCTTGGCTTGGCTGCAAGCCTCAGTTTATACTGGAGTTTTATTTGGCATCTTTACTGGACCTCTGATTTTTAAAACCAGTGGTTATACTGCTGTATTTAGTACAGCGGCAATCTGCTGTATGCTGGCACTACTTTACATTTACTTTTTTGTCCAAGAAACAGTACAAGATACCTCTAAG GAATCGATACGTGGACTGTTCAAAATCTCGTCAGTTCAAGAGCTTGTTTCAAGCGCTGTCGAGAAGCGAGATGGCTTTTTTCGACCGGTCGTCTGGCTTGCAATTTGCATTCTTGCCCTGTCCGTAATGGTTCTTGAAGGGGAAGTGAGCATAAGTTTTCTCTTTACAAGAGAGCGACTGGGCTGGGATGTTCAACGTTATTCCTATTTTAGTGGGACAGCTGTTCTATTGAGTATCCCATGTATGATTGTCGGCGTCTCGTTGTTCAGTCGTATTTTAG attttccaGATAGTTTAATAACTGGTATAGCACTCACATCATGCCTGGGTGGTGCACTTACAAAAGCCTTTGCAACAGAAGGTTGGCACATGTATCTCTCGTCGTTTATTGGATTTTTTAATGGAGCAACAGGACCAGTTATGCGATCTACCATATCAAAGTCTGTACCTGCTAAAGATATTGGTGAGTTTCACGATTTCCCAGTTAAGTTACATCATGAgatagataaaaatatacgtttgGAAAAAAGATTAATATCGAGATTTTTAGGTAAAGTATTTTCTCTTACCTCGTCGCTGGAAACATTGAGTCCGTTGGCCGGAGCTCCACTGTACACgctaatttattctcattatttaCCACCGATTTATCCATCAcctgtttttcttctttcggcTAGTTTTTTCACACTACTGCTATTCCTGACATTGTGTTTAGCAGTAGTGAACCGAAATTATCGCAATGTAAATTTTGCACCCTTGGTTGAGGAGGAGTAA
- the LOC124218091 gene encoding probable peptidoglycan muropeptide transporter SLC46 isoform X2 → MADTEIVGPAVKGHRRFFVLGPPVTLLMFSNALTGTVLTDLIVYRACLFSPNTNHTECSILRTNASSSEAIDVEAQVEAHVSMIVLAKSLIESVLPAILSLFLGPWSDRAGRRPLFLSGFAGFTICYISLTFMCNWNMNPWYFLIPSLPASALGGLSAVIIASMCHIADTSAEKDRTMLLAWLQASVYTGVLFGIFTGPLIFKTSGYTAVFSTAAICCMLALLYIYFFVQETVQDTSKESIRGLFKISSVQELVSSAVEKRDGFFRPVVWLAICILALSVMVLEGEVSISFLFTRERLGWDVQRYSYFSGTAVLLSIPCMIVGVSLFSRILDFPDSLITGIALTSCLGGALTKAFATEGWHMYLSSFIGFFNGATGPVMRSTISKSVPAKDIGKVFSLTSSLETLSPLAGAPLYTLIYSHYLPPIYPSPVFLLSASFFTLLLFLTLCLAVVNRNYRNVNFAPLVEEE, encoded by the exons ATGGCGGACACAGAAATTGTGGGTCCTGCCGTAAAAGGGCATCGCCGGTTTTTCGTATTGGGACCTCCAGTGACATTACTAATGTTCTCAAATGCATTGAcag GTACAGTCCTGACGGACTTAATAGTATATCGGGCGTGTCTATTTTCACCAAATACAAATCACACGGAGTGCAGTATTCTTCGCACAAATGCGAGTAGTTCTGAAGCAATAGACGTAGAGGCCCAAGTGGAAGCTCATGTAAGCATGATTGTGTTGGCAAAGTCTTTGATCGAAAGTGTGCTACCAGCAATACTTTCTCTATTCCTTGGTCCTTGGAGTGATCGAGCTGGAAGGAGGCCGCTTTTCCTATCCGGGTTTGCGG GTTTTACCATATGCTACATATCACTCACTTTCATGTGTAATTGGAACATGAATCCTTGGTATTTCTTGATTCCTTCGCTACCGGCATCTGCTTTGGGTGGATTAAGTGCCGTGATAATAGCATCGATGTGTCATATCGCTGACACTTCTGCAGAAAAAGACAGAACTATGCTCTTGGCTTGGCTGCAAGCCTCAGTTTATACTGGAGTTTTATTTGGCATCTTTACTGGACCTCTGATTTTTAAAACCAGTGGTTATACTGCTGTATTTAGTACAGCGGCAATCTGCTGTATGCTGGCACTACTTTACATTTACTTTTTTGTCCAAGAAACAGTACAAGATACCTCTAAG GAATCGATACGTGGACTGTTCAAAATCTCGTCAGTTCAAGAGCTTGTTTCAAGCGCTGTCGAGAAGCGAGATGGCTTTTTTCGACCGGTCGTCTGGCTTGCAATTTGCATTCTTGCCCTGTCCGTAATGGTTCTTGAAGGGGAAGTGAGCATAAGTTTTCTCTTTACAAGAGAGCGACTGGGCTGGGATGTTCAACGTTATTCCTATTTTAGTGGGACAGCTGTTCTATTGAGTATCCCATGTATGATTGTCGGCGTCTCGTTGTTCAGTCGTATTTTAG attttccaGATAGTTTAATAACTGGTATAGCACTCACATCATGCCTGGGTGGTGCACTTACAAAAGCCTTTGCAACAGAAGGTTGGCACATGTATCTCTCGTCGTTTATTGGATTTTTTAATGGAGCAACAGGACCAGTTATGCGATCTACCATATCAAAGTCTGTACCTGCTAAAGATATTG GTAAAGTATTTTCTCTTACCTCGTCGCTGGAAACATTGAGTCCGTTGGCCGGAGCTCCACTGTACACgctaatttattctcattatttaCCACCGATTTATCCATCAcctgtttttcttctttcggcTAGTTTTTTCACACTACTGCTATTCCTGACATTGTGTTTAGCAGTAGTGAACCGAAATTATCGCAATGTAAATTTTGCACCCTTGGTTGAGGAGGAGTAA
- the Fancl gene encoding E3 ubiquitin-protein ligase FANCL isoform X3 produces MQLRKGFQQEIKNTDRKCSYSYFILKTAGEALHSHLPCLTSINNHSIISELEAMTHSPCDVRLSTSHGLNLIELVSKNIRVRLQRDAKCSDTWKIVSSDLAQLQGCELVVGATMSLHDAGNKLDKQVESLENVWEHLKDIDRNCWVIDPLIPMPHHVYRRIKINSSLSILININPLQPTSLPAIKILGSDSEVAKYREIVSGNFELWDPSNSLSENLRILLNLEEFPQATLTKDEKQCDSGLFNDEECCICFSLELNDNELPEKVCNNNTCRKQFHTACLLQWLQAIPGNQVVFNQLHGACPHCGQNISCPVE; encoded by the exons ATGCAGCTGAGAAAA GGATTTCAGCAGGAAATCAAGAATACTGATAGAAAGTGCAGTTACAGTTACTTCATTCTTAAAACAGCT GGAGAAGCCTTGCACAGTCACCTTCCTTGTCTGACAAGCATCAACAACCACTCAATTATCTCTGAACTAGAAGCCATGACACATTCCCCGTGC GACGTAAGGCTTTCAACGAGTCATGGATTAAATCTCATTGAATTagtatcaaaaaatattagaGTCAGGTTACAACGTGATGCGAAATGTTCAGATACTTGGAAAATCGTTTCTAGTGATCTGGCACAGTTACAAGGATGCGAACTTGTTGTTGGCGCAACAATGAGCTTGCATGACGCAGGAAATAAACTTGATAAGCAAGTAGAATCATTGGAAAATGTTTGGGaacatttgaaagatattgACAG AAATTGTTGGGTAATCGATCCGCTTATACCAATGCCTCATCATGTCtatcgaagaataaaaattaactcatCTTTATCCATTCTGATAAACATTAATCCACTCCAGCCAACCAGTCTTCCAGCTATTAAAATATTGGGTAGTGATTCAGAAGTAGCAAAGTACAGAGAAATAGTGTCAGGAAATTTTGAG ttaTGGGATCCGAGCAACAGTCTATCTGAAAATTTACGGATTCTATTAAATTTGGAAGAATTTCCTCAGGCAACACTGACAAAAGATGAGAAGCAATGCGACAGTGGTCTCTTCAATGACGAGGAATGCTGCATTTGTTTTTCACTAGAACTGAATGACAATGAATTACCTGAGAAAGTATGCAACAATAATACGTGTCGGAAGCAGTTTCATACAGCGTGCCTATTGCAG TGGCTACAAGCAATACCTGGCAATCAAGTGGTATTCAATCAACTGCATGGCGCTTGCCCACATTGCGGGCAAAACATATCGTGTCCTGTAGAATAG
- the LOC124218097 gene encoding NADH-cytochrome b5 reductase-like isoform X1 produces MSCNDGEDERPVTPLESDCCGYGCNPCIHDVHRDLIDKWERRRISKAGFSVRKNVLSLTKYKPFVISELKQACANCIFIRLNYGGLEDADTQLFLSPGQHVILRTSISSRPYTQISWTTNSLLLLVKIYSNGKFSKSLGQMKVGEDIEVRGPYGEFRYQPNSFEEILMLSIGTGIAALYPIAKSIVDDELEESRIHLICGFKSHAHIPLANELRDLSHYWNFSCTIKLSQIDSAKRINGVRIESGHLEENTVTRFLESRSPKSTLVLICGTPEFNKAATQWISALKFINFHVFD; encoded by the exons ATGAGTTGCAATGATGGCGAAGATGAGCGTCCAGTTACACCCCTGGAATCAGACTGTTGTGGATACGGGTGTAATCCTTGTATACATGACGTTCATCGAGATTTGATTGATAAATGGGAGAGAAGACGGATATCAAAAGCAGGGTTTTCTGTCCGAAAGAATGTTTTATCGCTTACAAAATACAAACCTTTTGTCATTTCCGAATTAAAACAAGCCTGCGCTAAttgtattttcattcgattgaACTACGgag GTTTAGAAGATGCAGatacacaattatttttaagtCCTGGTCAACATGTGATACTGCGTACCTCAATCTCATCGAGACCCTACACCCAAATATCATGGACTACTAACTCGTTACTTCTCTTAGTTAAAATATATTCTAATGGAAAATTTAGCAAATCTTTAGGACAAATGAAAGTTGGCGAAGATATCGAAGTTAGAGGCCCTTATGGAGAATTTCGTTATCAGCCTAATAG ctTTGAAGAAATCCTTATGCTCAGTATTGGAACTGGTATAGCAGCCCTGTATCCAATTGCAAAATCAATAGTCGATGACGAATTGGAAGAAAGCAGGATACATTTGATATGCGGATTCAAGTCGCATGCTCACATCCCTTTGGCCAACGAATTGCGTGACTTATCACATTATTGGAACTTTTCTTGTACAATTAAACTATCCCAAATAG ATAGCGCTAAAAGAATAAACGGCGTTAGAATAGAGAGCGGTCACTTAGAGGAGAACACTGTAACAAGATTCTTAGAATCTCGGTCACCAAAATCTACTCTAGTGCTAATTTGTGGTACTCCAGAGTTTAATAAAGCTGCTACTCAATGGATTTCAGctttaaaatttatcaattttcacgtttttgaTTGA
- the LOC124218097 gene encoding NADH-cytochrome b5 reductase-like isoform X2, with protein sequence MSCNDGEDERPVTPLESDCCGYGCNPCIHDVHRDLIDKWERRRISKAGFSVRKNVLSLTKYKPFVISELKQACANCIFIRLNYGGLEDADTQLFLSPGQHVILRTSISSRPYTQISWTTNSLLLLVKIYSNGKFSKSLGQMKVGEDIEVRGPYGEFRYQPNSFEEILMLSIGTGIAALYPIAKSIVDDELEESRIHLICGFKSHAHIPLANELRDLSHYWNFSCTIKLSQIDNPLKS encoded by the exons ATGAGTTGCAATGATGGCGAAGATGAGCGTCCAGTTACACCCCTGGAATCAGACTGTTGTGGATACGGGTGTAATCCTTGTATACATGACGTTCATCGAGATTTGATTGATAAATGGGAGAGAAGACGGATATCAAAAGCAGGGTTTTCTGTCCGAAAGAATGTTTTATCGCTTACAAAATACAAACCTTTTGTCATTTCCGAATTAAAACAAGCCTGCGCTAAttgtattttcattcgattgaACTACGgag GTTTAGAAGATGCAGatacacaattatttttaagtCCTGGTCAACATGTGATACTGCGTACCTCAATCTCATCGAGACCCTACACCCAAATATCATGGACTACTAACTCGTTACTTCTCTTAGTTAAAATATATTCTAATGGAAAATTTAGCAAATCTTTAGGACAAATGAAAGTTGGCGAAGATATCGAAGTTAGAGGCCCTTATGGAGAATTTCGTTATCAGCCTAATAG ctTTGAAGAAATCCTTATGCTCAGTATTGGAACTGGTATAGCAGCCCTGTATCCAATTGCAAAATCAATAGTCGATGACGAATTGGAAGAAAGCAGGATACATTTGATATGCGGATTCAAGTCGCATGCTCACATCCCTTTGGCCAACGAATTGCGTGACTTATCACATTATTGGAACTTTTCTTGTACAATTAAACTATCCCAAATAG aTAATCCATTGAAGTCTTAA